The following proteins come from a genomic window of Pocillopora verrucosa isolate sample1 chromosome 6, ASM3666991v2, whole genome shotgun sequence:
- the LOC131787606 gene encoding glycerol-3-phosphate phosphatase isoform X1 produces MAKMTCKSCQLLEGTGARNFIASIDTFIFDCDGVLWNEAGPLDGVVEVLQELRRLGKRVFFATNNSSKSRMAYLKKFEKFGIVAYEEEIYGTAYAVAYYLKEILKFEKKVFTIGTTGMVEELDAMNIQHTGSGPDQSTGGYNLQEWASFELDPEVGAVICGFDEHFSFHKLIKAASYLAKDSCLFIATNLDDRFPFNQNGVVIPGTGCLVISVEAAARRKAKVIGKPERVMFECIQSRHAIDPSKTCMIGDRLNTDIMFGNNCGLRTVLVLTGISSLKDVENVQTSVSPDNMNLVPDFYMPSLESLKSSLNI; encoded by the exons ATGGCAAAGATGACTTGCAAAAGTTGTCAACTTCTGGAGGGAACCGGTGCCAGAAATTTTATAGCCTCGATAGACACTTTTATCTTTGATTGTGATG GGGTCCTTTGGAATGAAGCTGGCCCCCTAGATGGAGTGGTGGAAGTTTTGCAAGAGCTTCGAAGATTG ggtaaaagggttttttttgcTACTAATAATAGCTCCAAGTCAAGAATGGCATATCTcaagaaatttgagaaatttggaATTGTAGCTTATGag gaaGAAATCTATGGAACAGCATATGCTGTTGCATATTATTTAAAGGAGATTctgaagtttgaaaaaaaagtttttacgATTGGCACAACAGGGATGGTGGAGGAACTTGATGCCATGAATATTCAACATACTGGTTCTGGT cCTGATCAGTCAACTGGTGGCTATAATCTACAAGAGTGGGCTTCATTTGAGTTGGACCCTGAG GTTGGAGCTGTTATCTGTGGATTTGATGAGCACTTCAGTTTCCACAAGCTCATCAAAGCAGCCAGTTACCTTGCCAAAGATTCCTGTTTGTTCATTGCCACAAATCTAGATGACAGGTTTCCATTCAACCAGAATGGTGTGGTTATTCCAG GGACAGGTTGCTTGGTGATTTCTGTGGAAGCAGCAGCTAGAAGGAAAGCTAAAGTGATAGGGAAACCAGAGAGAGTCATGTTTGAGTGTATTCAATCACG GCATGCTATTGACCCTTCAAAGACTTGTATGATAGGAGACAG ATTGAACACAGACATTATGTTTGGAAACAACTGTGGATTGAGGACTGTTCTAGTGCTGACAGGAATCTCATCCCTTAAAGATGTTGAAAATGTACAGACCTCAGTCAGTCCAGACAATATGAATTTAGTACCAGATTTTTATATGCCAAGTTTAGAATCACTGAAATCATCACTCAACATATAA
- the LOC131787606 gene encoding glycerol-3-phosphate phosphatase isoform X2 translates to MAKMTCKSCQLLEGTGARNFIASIDTFIFDCDGVLWNEAGPLDGVVEVLQELRRLGKRVFFATNNSSKSRMAYLKKFEKFGIVAYEEEIYGTAYAVAYYLKEILKFEKKVFTIGTTGMVEELDAMNIQHTGSGPDQSTGGYNLQEWASFELDPEVGAVICGFDEHFSFHKLIKAASYLAKDSCLFIATNLDDRFPFNQNGVVIPGTGCLVISVEAAARRKAKVIGKPERVMFECIQSRHAIDPSKTCMIGDRSSFCSCFVFPSKAQWHEKH, encoded by the exons ATGGCAAAGATGACTTGCAAAAGTTGTCAACTTCTGGAGGGAACCGGTGCCAGAAATTTTATAGCCTCGATAGACACTTTTATCTTTGATTGTGATG GGGTCCTTTGGAATGAAGCTGGCCCCCTAGATGGAGTGGTGGAAGTTTTGCAAGAGCTTCGAAGATTG ggtaaaagggttttttttgcTACTAATAATAGCTCCAAGTCAAGAATGGCATATCTcaagaaatttgagaaatttggaATTGTAGCTTATGag gaaGAAATCTATGGAACAGCATATGCTGTTGCATATTATTTAAAGGAGATTctgaagtttgaaaaaaaagtttttacgATTGGCACAACAGGGATGGTGGAGGAACTTGATGCCATGAATATTCAACATACTGGTTCTGGT cCTGATCAGTCAACTGGTGGCTATAATCTACAAGAGTGGGCTTCATTTGAGTTGGACCCTGAG GTTGGAGCTGTTATCTGTGGATTTGATGAGCACTTCAGTTTCCACAAGCTCATCAAAGCAGCCAGTTACCTTGCCAAAGATTCCTGTTTGTTCATTGCCACAAATCTAGATGACAGGTTTCCATTCAACCAGAATGGTGTGGTTATTCCAG GGACAGGTTGCTTGGTGATTTCTGTGGAAGCAGCAGCTAGAAGGAAAGCTAAAGTGATAGGGAAACCAGAGAGAGTCATGTTTGAGTGTATTCAATCACG GCATGCTATTGACCCTTCAAAGACTTGTATGATAGGAGACAG GAGCAGCTTCTgtagctgttttgttttcccttcaAAAGCACAATGGCATGAAAAACATTGA
- the LOC131787399 gene encoding autophagy-related protein 16-1 → MARGERQSWRKIISRKLEARDRVEWHCFRDIIREHNKLFENADTAKSRVVQLEIQVAQIQQEKLELHRRAQESSSVRGGAGVVVGGSEKVASLEQKLFKLQEELTELHRQKGENAQKLMELNNTLRQKEQELLAKEGELHDLSNNLEEVDRARQRLEQTVTELEAAKQMVKDEHQALHLAYVTLDEKYRKVQAENEDLVTRWMAQKAKDADKVNAENELQLRIRHEKQKNLLIDAAKEPVIVNIPSSDQPGIPFCAIVSIPSFPDKKFDAHEGEVNSARFSISGRLFVTGGADRKVNVWEQVNGNYTIKGVMHGCNAGVMSVQTDPQEKLVLAGSHEGTCRVWTLADQRLRHTLTGHSQKVMAAKFFGAATKVVSGGHDRTLKIWDLRSKACTRTIFAGSSCNDIVINEGFGSQVVSGHLDKTVRFWDVRSDNQSSVGEITLQGKITSLDLSPDMNYMLASARDDTVKLLDLRMNQVMSTCSADGFKVAVDYTRASFSPDGQYVICGSSDGSIFVWNVASAKLEKVLKEHSSSVVVCAWHPDGSSLISCDRNKRAIIWTNRY, encoded by the exons ATGGCGCGTGGGGAACGGCAAAGTTGgagaaaaataatatcaagGAAACTTGAAGCGAGGGATCGAGTGGAGTGGCATTGCTTTAGAGATATCATCAGGGAAC ACAACAAGTTATTTGAAAATGCTGATACTGCAAAATCAAGAGTTGTTCAGTTGGAAATACAAGTTGCTCAAATTCAACAG GAAAAACTTGAGCTTCATAGACGTGCTCAAGAATCAAG TTCAGTTAGAGGAGGGGCTGGGGTTGTTGTTGGAGGATCAGAAAAAGTAGCTTCCCTGGAGCAGAAGTTGTTCAAATTACAAGAGGAACTGACAGAGCTCCACCGTCAGAAAGGAGAG AATGCGCAGAAACTAATGGAGCTCAACAATACATTGCGACAAAAGGAGCAAGAACTATTAGCTAAGGAGGGAGA ATTGCATGACTTATCAAACAATTTAGAAGAAGTTGACAGGGCAAGGCAGAGACTGGAGCAAACAGTTACAGAATTGGAGGCAGCAAAACAG ATGGTAAAAGATGAACACCAAGCATTACATCTTGCCTACGTAACATTGGATGAAAAATATAGGAAAGTACAAGCAGAGAATGAAGATCTT GTAACAAGGTGGATGgcacaaaaagcaaaagatgcaGATAAAGTAAATGCTGAAAATGAATTACAGTTGAG AATACGacatgaaaagcaaaaaaatctACTAATAGATGCAGCAAAAGAACCAGTAATTGTAAATATACCAAG TTCTGATCAGCCAGGCATACCTTTCTGTGCAATAGTATCTATCCCTTCATTTCCTGATAAAAAATTT GATGCACATGAGGGTGAAGTAAATTCTGCCAGATTCAGTATTTCAGGAAGATTATTTGTAACAGGTGGTGCAGACAGAAAAGTTAACGTCTGGGAACAAGTAAATG gaaattatacaataaaaggAGTTATGCATGGTTGTAATGCTGGTGTCATGTCAGTACAAACTGACCCTCAG GAAAAACTTGTCCTGGCAGGTTCTCATGAAGGAACTTGTAGAGTATGGACTCTTGCCGATCAGAGACTTCGA CACACCCTCACAGGACATTCGCAAAAGGTCATGGCAGCCAAATTTTTTGGAGCAGCAACTAAAGTTGTTTCTGGAGGCCATGACAGAACATTGAAAATCTGGGATCTTAGAAGTAAAGCAT GCACACGAACAATTTTTGCTGGTTCGAGCTGTAATGACATAGTAATCAATGAGGGATTTGG TTCACAAGTGGTAAGTGGTCACTTGGACAAGACTGTCAGGTTTTGGGATGTCAG atctgACAATCAATCAAGTGTTGGAGAAATCACACTACAAGGGAAAATAACATCATTAGATTTATCCCCAG ACATGAACTACATGTTGGCAAGTGCAAGGGATGACACAGTTAAATTGCTTGATTTGAGAATGAACCAGGTTATGTCAACATGTAG tgCGGACGGTTTTAAAGTTGCAGTGGATTACACAAGGGCATCATTCAG tCCTGATGGCCAGTATGTCATATGTGGCTCAAGTGATGGTAGTATTTTTGTATGGAATGTAGCCTCTGCAAAACTAGAAAAGGTTCTTAAAGAACACAG TTCCTCAGTGGTTGTGTGTGCCTGGCATCCTGATGGATCAAGTCTAATCAGCTGTGATCGTAACAAGCGTGCAATCATCTGGACAAACAGATACTGA
- the LOC131787697 gene encoding E3 ubiquitin-protein ligase PPP1R11 has translation MAECPESSSGSTVTVIEETSESPLQQRLVLKLKKPKSEKKVQWDESAVDNEFMGKKTSKCCCIYSKPKMFGDSSSESDSEDDGCKHNSYCTGHKKKGHRHSHDHSDKGDDPATFNSNPSVNS, from the exons ATGGCAGAATGTCCCGaaagtagtagtggtagtacTGTCACAGTTATTGAGGAAACGAGTGAGAGTCCATTG CAACAGAGGCTTGTACTGAAACTAAAGAAACCCAAATCAGAGAAGAAGGTGCAATGGGATGAAAGTGCAGTAGATAACGAGTTTATgggaaagaaaacatcaaaat GTTGTTGTATTTATTCAAAGCCCAAGATGTTTGGAGACTCCTCATCAGAAAGTGATAGTGAGGATGATGGATGTAAGCACAACTCTTACTGCACAGGCCACAAAAAGAAAGGCCACAGACATAGTCATGATCATAGTGACAAAGGAGATGACCCTGCTACATTCAATTCCAACCCAAGTGTAAATAGCTGA